Genomic segment of Geminocystis herdmanii PCC 6308:
ACTCTATCAACGCTCGATCGAAAATCCCGTCACTTTCTGGGAAGAGTTAGCAGAGAAAGAGTTACACTGGTTTCAAAAATGGGAGCAAGTTTTAGACTGGAGTAACCCTCCCTTTGCTAAATGGTTTACTAACGGAAAGATAAATATTTCTTATAACTGTCTCGATCGACATCTCAAGACTTGGAGACGTAACAAAGCCGCTATCATCTGGGAAGGCGAACCCGGTGACAGTCGTACTTTAACCTATGCTCAACTCCATCGAGAAGTGTGTCAATTTGCTAACGTCATGAAGCAATTAGGGGTGAAAAAAGGCGATGTTGTGGCAATCTATATGCCTATGATTCCCGAAAGTGCCATCGCCATGTTAGCCTGTGCTAGAATTGGATCTGTTCATAGTGTCGTATTCGGTGGTTTTAGTGCCGAAGCCCTGAGAGATAGAATTAACGCAGCGGAAGCCACATTAGTTATCACTGCGGATGGAGGTTTCCGTAAAGATAAGGTAGTAGCCTTAAAAGAACAAGTTGACTTAGCCATTGCTGATAATCAAGCCCCTTCTGTCGAAAACGTGTTAGTGGTACAACGCACTAAAGAAAAAATACAGATGGAAGCAGGTAGAGATCATTGGTGGCACGACTTACAAGCTGGAGTATCCGCCCATTGTGAAGCTGAAGCAATGGATAGCGAAGATATGTTGTTTATTCTCTACACCAGTGGAAGTACTGGTAAACCGAAAGGAGTAGTCCACACTACGGGGGGTTATAATCTTTACTCCCATATGACGACAAAATGGATTTTTGATCTTCGTGAGGATGATGTTTATTGGTGTACTGCCGATGTTGGTTGGATTACAGGCCATAGTTACATCGTTTATGGCCCTCTTTCCAATGGTGCGACAACTGTTATGTATGAGGGAGTACCCCGTCCTTCTAATCTCGGTTGTTTTTGGGATGTGATCGAGAAATACGGCGTAAATATTTTTTATACTGCGCCTACCGCCATTCGTGCGTTTATCAAAATGGGCGAACATCATCCCAACGCCCGTGATTTATCATCTTTAAGACTTTTAGGCACAGTGGGCGAACCCATTAACCCAGAGGCTTGGATGTGGTATCATAAGGTGATAGGCAAGGAAAAATGTCCGATCGTCGATACATGGTGGCAAACAGAAACAGGAGGGGTGATGATTACGCCTTTACCCGGTGCAACTCCCACAAAACCCGGTTCGGCTACTCATCCTTTCCCCGGTATTATGGCTGATATTGTGGACTTAGACGGCAATCCCGTAGCGGATAATGAGGGGGGTTATCTTGTCATTAAACATCCTTGGCCTGGTATGATGCGTACAGTATATGGTGATCCCGATCGATTCCGTAACACCTATTGGGAACATATTTCACCGAAAGATGGACAGTATTTGTATTTTGCAGGAGATGGTGCGAGACGGGATGAAGACGGCTATTTTTGGGTAATGGGGCGCGTTGACGATGTGATCAACGTTTCTGGACACCGTTTAGGCACAATGGAAGTAGAATCTGCTCTTGTCTCTCATCCTGCGGTTGCGGAAGCGGCGGTTGTGGGTAAACCAGACGAGGTGAAGGGGGAAGATATTTGTGCCTTTGTCACCCTCGAAGGTGATTTTATTCCTAGCGATGAGTTGGCAAATGAACTTAAAGCCCATGTAGTTCAAGAAATCGGTGCGATCGCGCGTCCTGCGGACATCAGATTTACAGAAGGAATGCCCAAAACTCGATCGGGCAAAATCATGCGCCGATTGTTGCGTAGCCTTGCGTCTGGGCAGGAAATTACGGGAGATACTTCTACTTTGGACGATCGAACTGTCTTAGATAAATTAAGAGAAGGAGCATAAATTCTTCTACTGGTGGGCTTTTTAGCTCACCTTTTGATTATAATAAGGAGATTGACTGTGATAGAAATTCGTCGTTATGCTAAAAGCAATGGCAAAGTGCCTGTTGATGATTGGCTAAAGAAATTACGAGATAATAAAATAAGACTGAGAATTCAGCAAAGACTTCGTAGAGTGAGTTTAGGAAACTTAGGAGACTATAAATTTGTAAGAGAAGGAATATTTGAGCTAACACTCGATTTTGGTTCAGGCTATAGAATATATTTTAGTAAGATTGAACAAACGATAATTTTACTATTATGTGGTGGCGATAAAGACACTCAAAATCAAGATATTGAAAAAGCAGTGGAGTACCTAAAAGACTATGAAAACCGTACAAGTTTCCCCCAGTGATAACTGGTTATACGCTTTGATTGAATCCCTTAAAGATTCACAAGAGGCGGCAGATTATCTAACAGTTGTACTAGAAGATGATCCAAAAACAGATCAAATTTTGCGTCACACATTAAAGGATATTATAACAGCAAAAAGACAAGCTAATGATTTATCTGAAGAAGCAATCAGAGAGTATAACAAAATAGAAGAACTATTTGAACACAATGGGGGAGAAGAAATTTATACTTTTTTACGGTTGCTTAAAACATTAGGATTTTGTTTAAAAGTTGAGTGCGATGCCGAAGGCACAGCGTAGCTGCACGCTCGTCCATGAGAGATCCGATTTACTGAGGGAATGCCGAAAACTCGATCGAGCAAAATCATGCGATGGTTCTTGTGTAGTCTTGCTTCTGAGCAGGAAGCAACAGGCAATACTTCTACTTTAGTCGATCGAACTGTCTTAGATAAATTGAGAGAAGGGGCATAAATTCTGCTAGTGGTGGACTTTTTTAGCTCACCTTTTGGTTACAACAAGGAGTTGGAGGAAAATTCATGCTATTATCAAATTGTTTGATGAAAATATTTGAGCTTGGCAAACAGTCTCAGTGTTATTTTAACTAATTATAACTTGTACTGAATCAAAAATATGACATTTTTAATTAAAGGGCAAAAAATTCAATTATCCCAGTTATCATTAACTGATGAATTTGTTATTATTGTTGAGACAAATATTCGCAAAAATATCAAGGTTGACATAAATTGCTTTGGGGTTAATCCTGAAAATAAACTGTTTAATAAGGAATATTTTATTTCTGATAATCAGCTATCTTCACCTTGTAAATCTATTGAAAATATAAACAATAATATTAAAGGAAATAGAACTTTTAAGATTAATTTATCTACTTTACCTTCTAGTATTATTAAACTTGTATTTAGTTTAACTATTGAGCAACATAATTCAATTTCTGAACTAGAGCATAGTTCTTTTAAAATTATTAATAATCAAGGAAAAACTCTAGCCGAATATAATTTTTATGGTCGAGAGTTTCAGGAAGAAAAAGCTCTAATCATTGCCGAAATTTATTTAAAACAAGTATGGCGTTTAGGTATTATCAGTCAAGGATTCAAAAATGGCTTAAATTCATTATTAGAGCAGTATGGAACTAAACTAGATGACATTATAATTATCAAATCAGAGCCGAAAATATCCTTAGAAAAAAGATTAGAAAAGAAAGCTCCTCAATTAATAAATTTAGTTAAAAAAGTAGATATTCAGCTACAAAAAAGTAATCTAAGTAATATTATGGCAAGAGTCGCTTTTGTTTTAGATGCTTCAGGCTCGATGAGTTTTCAATATAGTAGTGGTAATGTACAAGCAGTATTAGAAAGAATCATGGCATTAGCTATTCGTTTTGATGATAATGAAGAATTAGAATCATGGGCTTACGCAGATAAATATCGTCAATTAGATAATGTTAATATTGATAATATTACAGGATATATCAATCGTTTAAAAGAAAAAAAGGGAGGTTTTTGGGAAATACTTTTTTCAGGAATTATCCAAGATTTAGGAATAGGTAATAATGAGCCCCCTGTGATGCAAGATGTTGTTGACTATTATAAAAATACAGATATTCCCGCATTTATTATTTTTATTTCTGATGGTGGAATTTATCGGGAAAAGGACATTGCAAAGATTCTCATTAATGCGTCTAAATATCCTATATTTTGGCAATTTGTAGGTTTAGGTGGTTCAAACTATGGAGTTTTAGAAAAATTAGATAGCCTCAAAGGCAGAACTACTGATAATGCTGATTTTTTTGCTATTGATGACTTTAAAAAAGTTACTGACGAAGAATTATATAAAAGATTACTGAATGAATTTCCCAAGTGGTTAAAAAAATTTCCACAACTAAAACCTTAAGATAAAATTTAATTGCATCTAATGGAACATGGAGGTTTATTGATGAAACCTAATTTTGAAACAATGACTCGAAAACAGCTTAAAGATTATGTTTTAGCCCATCGTGATGATCAAGAAGCCGTGGACTTGTTGATGAGTCGGCGTAGTCCTGATTCTGAAGCTATTTGGTATGATACTTCTTTATCTCAAGCTCAAATTCAAGAGATTTTGCAGAAGAAAATTCAAGGTCAAATTTGAGATAAAATGAGTTGTGCGATCGCACGTCCCCATGACATCAGATTTACGGAAGGAATGCCCAAAACTCGATCGGGCAAAATCATGCGTCGATTGTTGCGTAGCCTTGCTTCTGGGCAGGAAATTACGGGAGATACTTCTACTTTGGTCGATCGAACTGTCTTAGATAAATTGAGAGAAGGGGCGTAAATCAATTAAAATAACTTACAATATTTGTTGCCTGTTGCCTTTTGCCTTTCATAAAGTAAATATACAATTAATTTTACCTACTTACTTAATCATTGAGAATTATATCTCGAATCAGAATGTAAAAGCATCGAAAGCCCCTGAATGTTTACTGTATTCTACATTTTTTTAAACATTAATTTCTCAGTTCCAATTTTAATTACTATATATAAAATAGGCACAACAAATAAACTTAAAAAAGTAGCCACAAACATTCCGCCAAAAACAGCTGTACCTAATGATTGACGGCTTCCAGCCCCTGCACCTGTGGCAATTACAAGGGGAAAAATCCCGATTAAAGTAGAAATTGCTGTCATTAAAATTGGTCTTAAACGCTGTTTTGAGGCTTCAACTACAGCTTTAACAACGGGTAAACCTTCATCTCTTAATTGGTTGGCAAATTCCACAATTAAAATGGAGTTTTTACTAGCTAATCCGATTAACATAACTAACCCAATTTGACAGTAAACATCGTTAGGAAATCCTCTCAACATTTGCGCTAATAATGCGCCCATAATAGCAAGGGGTACGGCTAACATAATGATAAAAGGATCAATATAATTCTCGTATTGGGCGGCTAAAACGAGGAAGACAAATAATAATCCTAACCCAAAAATGATAATAGCTAAGTTTCCTGCACTAATTTCCTCTAGGGAAATACCTGTCCATTCATAACCGAAGCCTTGAGGTAACACTTGTTGGGCTAAATTCTCTACCGTTGTAATAGCTTGTCCTGAACTAAAACCGGGGGCAGTTGAACCGTTAATTTCGATCGAGCGGAATAGGTTAAAATGATCTATACTTTGAGCGCCTGTAGTGGATGTCACCGTCACAAGATTAGATAGGGGTATCATTTCATTGTTGGTTGACCTAACATATAGTTTACTTATATCATCAGGGTTCGATCGAAACTGCTTATCAGCTTGTAAATAAACTCGATAGGTGCGCTGTTGCATAATAAAATCGTTGATATATTCTCCCCCTAATGCCGTTTCCATCGTACGGAAAACATCTTCTAAATCCACTCCTAATAATTTAGCTCGTTCTCGATTAACTTCAACCAGTAATTGTGGACTATTCGCTGCAAATTGAGTAAAAACCCTTTGCAAACCTTGAGTTTGATTTGCCATACCTAAAAATTGCCCCATGGCTTCCACCATAGAATCTAAGTCGGGATTGATACGGCGATCTTGTAACTGAAGTGTAAAACCGCCAAACGATCCTAAACCTTGAATAGCGGGAGGATTTATGGGGATAATTCGGGCTTCAGGAATCATGGCAAATTTGCCAAAAAGTTTCCCTGTGATAGCTTGAACAGTCTGATCTGGGTTGCTCCGTTCATTCCAACGCTTGAGGGGAGTAAAAATAATTCCCTGATTTGGCGTACTACCTCCAAAGGCAAAACCACCGATAGCAAAAGTTGCCAAAACTTCGGGCATCTGGAGCATTTCCGCTTCGACTTTTGCCATGACATCGCTAGTATATTGTAATGATACTCCTTCGGGAGCTTGTACGATCGTAATAAAGTATCCTTGATCTTCTTCAGGTAAAAAAGAGTTAGGCACTTTCACATATAACCATCCCGTAAAGCCAATTAAGACAATAAACACCCCGATAATAAACAGTTTAAACCGTGTCAGGAAAAATAACGATCGTTCGTAGGTATTCGTTACCCAATCGAGAAACACGTTAAATTTATCGAATGCTGGTTGTATCCAATCGGGTGCGTGTTGTCCTTTCCGTAAGATTAAGCCACAAAGAGAGGGAGTGAGGGTAAGGGCTAAAAACGTAGAAATTGCGATCGAAAAGGCGATAGTTAAGGCAAATTGACGATATAACGCCCCAGTTGTGCCGGGGAAGAAGGCAACGGGAATAAACACCGCCATTAACACTAAAGAAGTGGCAATAACTGCCCCAAATAACTGTTTCATGGAGAGACTTGCCGCCTCGTGAGCTTCAATATCATTATCTTGTATATAACGATGTATTTGCTCAACCACTACGATCGCATCATCAACTACGATACCCGTCGCAAGGGTTAAACCGAATAAAGTCAAGGTATTGATGGAAAAACCAAAGATTTTAATAAAGGCAAAAGTACCGATTAAGGAGAGGGGAATGGTGAGAGAAGGAATTAAAGTGGTGCGCCAATCTTGCAAAAAAGCGAGAATGATTAACACCACCAACCCCACAGAAATTAACAAAGTGATAACCACTTCTTTCATGGATTCCTTAATAAAAGCAGTGGTATCAAAAGCTAACCTTGCCTCGATACCCGTAGGAAAATCCTTTGATAGTTTTTCCATTTCCGCTTTTACCTTATCCGCCACTTGTAACGCATTTGAACCGGGTAACTGATAAATACCTAATCCTACCGCATCGATCGCCCGAAAGCGCAGAAAAGAGCTATAATCCTGAGAGCCTAATTCTACCCTGCCCACATCTTTAAAACGGATAATTCCGCCATTTTCGTCCGTTTTGAGGATAATATTCTCAAATTCTTCGGGATAAGTTAATTGACTGATTGCTCTTAAGTCTAACTGAAATTCTTGCCCTTTTTCGGCTGGTTCTGCCCCTATCTTACCTGCACCTACTTGAATATTTTGTTCTGATAACGCCCTAGAAACATCCGCAGTGGTTAAACCTCGACTAGCTAACCGATTTGGATCAAGCCATAACCTCATAGCATAACGTCTTTCACCGAAAATCCTTACATTGCCCACCCCGTCAATTCTTCTTAAAGCATCCACCAAGTATCGATCGGCGTAGTTACTTAGAAATGCGTTGTCGAACTCTTCATTTTCGCTAAATAAGCCAAAGCCCATTAAAATATTATTGGATTGCTTACTCACCGTAACCCCAGTGCGTTGTACTGCTTCGGGTAGTTGTGATTCCACAATGGATACTTGATTTTGCACATCCACGGCGGCTAAATCTTTATCCCGTGAGGAGTCAAAAGTGGCAGTAATGGAACTTGTGCCATCATTACTACTACTAGAGGAGATATATTTTAAGCCTTCTAAACCGTTAATTTGTCGCTCTAAAACGTTGGTAACGGTATTTTCTACCACGATGGCATCAGCACCATTATAATTAGCGGTAACTTGAATTTGAGTGGGGCTAATATCAGGAAATCGATCGAGCGGTAAAGTAACAATACTAATCATACCCACTAAGAGGATGATCAGGGCGCAAACGGAGGAAAAAACCGGGCGTTTAATGAAAAAATCAACGAACATGGTATTAAGGGGAATAGAATTAAAATTGTCATAGGATAAAATACTCGTAGGGGTTGAATATCATTCAACCCGTATCAACTTTTAACCCTTATTTAAAGAATTAGATGTTTATTGCATATCAACATTTATTAGTTGATCAGATTTTCGGTATTGTCTTCCGTATTCTAAGGCTTTCAGAAAAAACTCCTCATCGGAAATTGAGCCGATCATTTGTTCTAACCAATTAGGGCAATTTGATTTTTGTTCAAGTTTAGTTTGTAATTCGGAAACTTGCTTTTCTAGGTGAGTTAAACGTTGTTCGATATTAGGATCATTAAACATGGTTTTGATGATAAATTGCTGATGATTGAGTAAATAAAATATTAGAGCTTACGCAGAACAACTATACTTTTTGTAATTAATGGTTTCCAAAATTTCTATCTCCGCATATTGACTAAAATCCCCAAGATATTCTCCCTTTTCTTGTTTAGCCTCTTTTAATCCTGTCAAAACTAAATTTAAAGCCTCTGGATTTTCCCATAACCATTTTTCACACTCTGGAATATTATCAGGGATTGATTTTTCTTTTAAGTCTTTTGCGATCGTCATAATTTTTCCCCATTATCTAATTTAGTTTTATTATAGGTTTTTGGTTAATGACTAAAGTCATCACTACAAACTATTGAGGGAGAGGCATTATCGGGGTATCATCCCTTAAATTCATAATCCCTGCGGTGACAATTTGTTGTCCAGCTTCTAACCCTTCCAATACTTGATAATCATTGCCTTGCAGACTGCCTAACTCGATTAACTTTTGTTTTGCTATCAATGAAGGCTTATCAGGTTGAGCATTTTCGGCGGATTGAGCTACAAACACAAAGGTTTTATTGCCTAAACGAGATACCGCCGTAGCAGGTACTAAAAGCCCTTGTTTCTCACTCCAAATGATTTGAGCTTGTACTGAACCACGATTTAAAAGGTTTTCTACTGCTCGATCGAGGGTAGCTTTAGCTAACACTAATTGACTATTAGTTGTGACGTTAGGAGAGATAAAACTGATTTTTGCTGATGTCACCGTCTCCCCTTGGGCATTTAAAATCATTACAGGTAAACCTAAACGTAAGTCTTTAGCCTGTTCTACAGGTACAGAAAGATTCACTTCTAACACATTATTTTCCGTGAGAGTGGTTAATTCTTCCCCTGAATCCACATAATCCCCCATTTTGATGGGAATATCCCCAATAACTCCCGTAAAAGGTGCTAATACTTCCGTTTTCCTGATTTTAACCTCGATCGAACCTATGTTTCCTTTCATTTGAGCGACAGTTGCTTCTGCTTGAGCAATTTCTTCAACTCTCGCCCCATTTTCTAAGCGTCTCAAGTTTTGTCTTGCCTGTTCTACTTGTGCTTGTAAATCGCTTACATCCGCAGTTCTTCCCTTAGTTAAAGCGGATAGACGTTTTTGAGCTTCCGTTAAAGATGCCATCGCCTGACGCTCAGTTTTTAATAAAGAGGCAAATTGATCTTCAGAAATAGCGCCTTCTTCCTCTAATTTCTTATATCGTTTTACCCTATCCCGTGCCAAATCTAACTCCGCTTCCGCCGACTCTATTTGTGCCTTTGCCTGATCAATTTCTTCGGGAAGTGCGCCTACTTTGGCATTTTCTAACCGTGCGATCGCCTGATTTAACTGAGCTTTAGCTTCCGCTATATCTTCCGATCGACTTCCAGCTTTCAACTGTGCTAAACGAGCTAGAGCATTTTGTAATTGAGCTTGAGCTTGAGATAATTCGCTTTGAAGTTCATCACTTTCAATGACAAAAATCACCTCCCCCCGTTGAACTGTAGCCCCTTCTGTTACTAAAATTTGACTTATTCTCCCCTCTACTTCCGACTTAACCGTAATCGCTTTTGGAGCATCCAAAGTACCAATGACAGTGCTAGTATTAGTTAAAGATTGAAGATTCAATGTTTCTAACTTCACAGGCAAGGCTTGGGGTTTTCCTGCCATAGCAGTAGCTGGAGTATTATTTTCTTTATTGTTGGTAAACCAGAATATACCTCCTCCACCAGCTACTAAAATCACCATAACGATACCTGTAATTAATTTCCAAGGGGAAGAAGATTTTTTATTATTTTCAGAATCAACAGAAACTACTGGTAATTCTTCGATCGTATTTGATTGCTCACGGGGAGGAGAGGAGTTAGGATTAGTCATAATAGTCTACCATTAAAAAGATATAAGAATAATTTTTTCTTCAGGAATGGGAATTAAATAACCTACTTAAATAGATAGATAGCCATTGCGAGGCACGAAGCAATCTCTAACAGTTTTGGATTTTATTTAATCTTTATTCCTCGTATTATTTTTGTGCCTAACTGTAAAATTTTAATTTTAATATTGATTAAGATATGTTAATGATTTATTATATCAGAATAATATATCAAATTGATATAGTTTTTGATAAAAAATCTGATGTTAGAATTAGCAACGCTAGGATTATTACAAAAAGAAGCATTACATGGTTATCGTCTCAAACAGCAAATGGAATTATTCATGAGTGGATGTATAAGCGTTAACTATGGTGCAATTTATCCTCTCTTAAAACGCTTGGAAGAAAAAGGATTAATAACAGTATTTACCCAAGAAGAAGAAACGAATAATCCTCGTAAAATGTACAGTATAACCCCAGAGGGAAGAAAAAAATGGAAAGAAAAAATGTTAGAACATCCTCACGAGAGTTGGATTAATTCTCGTTCTCGTTTTATGATTAAATATTTCTTCTTTCGTTATTTAGAGCCTTCGGAAAGAGTAAAATTATTAGAACATCGTTTAATGACCTGTACAATACAATTAGAAAGTAAAGAAAAAGATCAAGAATCTATGCTTAATGATGATGATGCGTTTCAAGTAGAAGCATGGGAAAGATATAAATGGACGATCGAAGATGAAATACAATGGTTAAATCACCAACTGTTAATAGCTAAAGATTATAACTCAGCCATAGAAATCGATCGACCAACTCTATCGTAGATTGAGTGAGCTTTCAGATATTTTAATTTTTTATCTATTCATGGTCAATTATCTGTTGATAAACTTCAATTAATTGTTTAGCAATACGATCCCATGTATAATTTTCTAAGATAAATTTTTTAGCTCGATCGCCCATTTCCTTTGCTTCTTCTGAGTTAGATAAACACCATAATAAAGCCTCCATAATTTCTTCTCGATTTACCTCCACAACTTTGGCAACTTGAGCCTCTTTTGCTTCTGGAAAATTACAAGTGGTGGTAAAAATACAAGGCAATCCAGAAGCCATACCCTCAAGTATTGACATACTAAAACCCTCAGAATAGGAAGGGGCAACATAAATACTCGCCGCTGATAAAGCGGAATATTTCATCTCTCCTGTTAACATTCCAGTAAATGTGACGGCATTTAAACATCCTAAGTCTTCAAAATAACTTTTGACGGTGGGTAAATAACCCACATTGTCAGGACCTGCGATAATTAAATGACTATTGGGGAATTGTTGATGAATTTTTGCAAAAGCGGGGGCAAGTAAATCTAAGCCTTTTTTGGGATCGATTCTACCTAAGAATAAAATTAATTGGCGATCTTTTGTTTCGGGAAATTTATCTAAAAATAGAGAAGCTGAAGGTAATGATTCAAAGTCTTTGGCAAAAATACCGTTAGGAATCAAAAATAATGGGGTATTGAGATTAAGGGTTTTAATATTATCTTTTTCAGAAGTACCTGTTACTTGAATACCACTAGCTTGATTTATAGCAGGTTTTTCTAATAAATTATAAAATATCTTTTTCTTGAATGCTTTATAAGCTAAAACCCAAGGTTCAAGCATTCCATGAGGAGTTATGATATAAGGTACTTTTTCTCGTTGACAAGCCCAATAAGCAGGAAGATTTGGTAAGGAAAAAACAGCGTTTGTATGAACTAAATCATAGTCTTTTATATGATCAAATAACCATTGAGTGAGAGTAAAACTAAATTTATAGTCGCCCCAACTAACATAAGGAAAATATTGAATTCGTAAACTATCTTCTTCAAGCCAAGTAAATTTGGGTACATCTAACTCCTTATCACCATTGGCTGTAGTAGTCACTAAATCAACATTAACTCTCTGTTTCGCAATACTTTTTGCCAATTCAATTACAATTTTAGATGTGCCACCATATACAGAACCAATAGCGGGGATAACAATTAAAATTTTCATAGGGGAATATGTTGAGTGAGGATAAAATTAAAATATCATTAATTATAAACCAGAGACATCTTCACCATAACTATAAACTTCAATGCCTAAATTTTCCGCTACGGGTAAAGCTCGATTATCTACCATCGGAGAAATAACTAATTTTCTTGTTACTTGTCGCTGATGACGTTTTTGATAGAATTGCACTTTACGATCGAATATGTACATTTCAGCTTTACTGATAGAAGATTTAATTTCACAGACTATCACCTCCCCATTTTTAATTATCACATCAATTTCTACTTGATCAGGTCTGCCAAAAACGTCTCCCTCATCATCAAAATCATTGAGATTTAATACCTGTACATTAAAAGAATTTTCTAAGATACCTTTAAGGGCATTACGGAAACTAGCTTCTGAATATAAACCCCAACGAGAACCTAAAGCTCCAATGGTGCTATCATAACGTTTGTTTAGCTTTTTAATTTCATCTAAAGTTTGATCAATTTGATCTTGATGACGATCTAGTCTTTGAGTATTTTCTTCCCATCTACGATTATTTTCTTCCCATCTACGATTATTTTCTTCCCATCTACGATTATTTTCTTCCCATTGCCGTTTATTTTCTTCCCATTTACGGGTTTCTTCTTCTCGATCGCGCTGTAATTCTGCTAAGATTCGATCGAACTTACTATCAACTTCTGTTTTGGGGTGATAGTATTCTGAAACTGTGTGCAAGACAAAATCTCTAATAGACGAATCTTCTGCAATAATAGTCGGTAATTGTTCTTTGATAATGGCTTTTATTTCTGTCGAGTTCATAATTTTTAGATGATTTTTTACCTATAGCAATCCTAAATAATTTGTGAGAATTGTTGCCCCCTAACCCCCAATTTTTGGGGAAATACTTAAATAGCAGATTACTTATTGAGTTTTTAATAATGTATTGTT
This window contains:
- a CDS encoding glycosyltransferase; its protein translation is MKILIVIPAIGSVYGGTSKIVIELAKSIAKQRVNVDLVTTTANGDKELDVPKFTWLEEDSLRIQYFPYVSWGDYKFSFTLTQWLFDHIKDYDLVHTNAVFSLPNLPAYWACQREKVPYIITPHGMLEPWVLAYKAFKKKIFYNLLEKPAINQASGIQVTGTSEKDNIKTLNLNTPLFLIPNGIFAKDFESLPSASLFLDKFPETKDRQLILFLGRIDPKKGLDLLAPAFAKIHQQFPNSHLIIAGPDNVGYLPTVKSYFEDLGCLNAVTFTGMLTGEMKYSALSAASIYVAPSYSEGFSMSILEGMASGLPCIFTTTCNFPEAKEAQVAKVVEVNREEIMEALLWCLSNSEEAKEMGDRAKKFILENYTWDRIAKQLIEVYQQIIDHE
- a CDS encoding PadR family transcriptional regulator — its product is MLELATLGLLQKEALHGYRLKQQMELFMSGCISVNYGAIYPLLKRLEEKGLITVFTQEEETNNPRKMYSITPEGRKKWKEKMLEHPHESWINSRSRFMIKYFFFRYLEPSERVKLLEHRLMTCTIQLESKEKDQESMLNDDDAFQVEAWERYKWTIEDEIQWLNHQLLIAKDYNSAIEIDRPTLS
- a CDS encoding efflux RND transporter periplasmic adaptor subunit, with the protein product MTNPNSSPPREQSNTIEELPVVSVDSENNKKSSSPWKLITGIVMVILVAGGGGIFWFTNNKENNTPATAMAGKPQALPVKLETLNLQSLTNTSTVIGTLDAPKAITVKSEVEGRISQILVTEGATVQRGEVIFVIESDELQSELSQAQAQLQNALARLAQLKAGSRSEDIAEAKAQLNQAIARLENAKVGALPEEIDQAKAQIESAEAELDLARDRVKRYKKLEEEGAISEDQFASLLKTERQAMASLTEAQKRLSALTKGRTADVSDLQAQVEQARQNLRRLENGARVEEIAQAEATVAQMKGNIGSIEVKIRKTEVLAPFTGVIGDIPIKMGDYVDSGEELTTLTENNVLEVNLSVPVEQAKDLRLGLPVMILNAQGETVTSAKISFISPNVTTNSQLVLAKATLDRAVENLLNRGSVQAQIIWSEKQGLLVPATAVSRLGNKTFVFVAQSAENAQPDKPSLIAKQKLIELGSLQGNDYQVLEGLEAGQQIVTAGIMNLRDDTPIMPLPQ
- a CDS encoding PD-(D/E)XK nuclease family protein; its protein translation is MNSTEIKAIIKEQLPTIIAEDSSIRDFVLHTVSEYYHPKTEVDSKFDRILAELQRDREEETRKWEENKRQWEENNRRWEENNRRWEENNRRWEENTQRLDRHQDQIDQTLDEIKKLNKRYDSTIGALGSRWGLYSEASFRNALKGILENSFNVQVLNLNDFDDEGDVFGRPDQVEIDVIIKNGEVIVCEIKSSISKAEMYIFDRKVQFYQKRHQRQVTRKLVISPMVDNRALPVAENLGIEVYSYGEDVSGL